CGGCTGGTTCTGGCCGCTGATGGGGGCTGTCGTGGCGGCCGGCTCGGTGCTGTTCATCGCCGTCACGGCGATGCTCTCGCTCGGCTATGTCGCGCCCGCCGCGCGGCTCGCCAACAGCTGGGACACGCGGCTGGGCGGCGCGCTGGCGGACGCGGTGAGCTGCAATGCCGTCGTCAAAGGCTTTGGCGCGGAGGCCCGCGAGGAAGCGCGGCTGGCGCGCGTGGTCGCCAAATGGCGGCTGCGCACCGGCCGCACCTGGATGCGCGGCACTGCCAACGGCACCACGCAAGGGGCGCTGCTGCTGGTCATGCGGGCGGCAGTCATCGGCCTTGCCCTCATCTTATGGGCCTGGGGCCAGGCGAGCGCCGGCGACGTCGCCTTCGTGCTGACCTCGTTCTTCGTGCTGCAGGGCTATCTGCGCGACATCGGCACGCATATCCGCAACCTGCAACGCTCGGTCAACGACATGGAGGAACTGGTCGACTTCCAGTCCGAACCGCTCGGCATCGAGGACCGGCCCGGAGCTCGGCCGATCCGGATCACCGATGGGCGCGTCGCCTTCGACAAGGTGACGTTCCACTACGGCAACCATCTTCTGCCGCTCTACCGCGATTTCTCGGTCGACATCGCGGCTGGCGAGCGCATTGGACTGGTCGGGCATTCGGGCTCGGGCAAGACGACCTTCGTCAAGCTGATCCAGCGGCTCTATGACGTGAATGCCGGGCGGATCCTGATTGACGGGCAGGACATCTCGCAGGTCGAGCAGGCGTCGCTGCGCAGCCAGATCGCCATCGTCCAGCAGGAGCCGATCCTGTTCCACCGCTCGCTTGCCGAGAACATCGCCTATGCCAGGCCCGGCGCCAGCCAGGCCGAGATCGAGCATGCGGCGAAACTCGCCAGCGCGCATGATTTCATCACCAACCTGCCCAAGGGCTACGGAACCCTGGTCGGCGAGCGCGGTGTGAAGCTTTCTGGCGGTGAGCGGCAGCGCGTGGCGATCGCGCGAGCCTTCCTGGCGGATGCGCGCATCCTGATCCTGGACGAGGCGACATCGAGCCTGGATTCGGAATCGGAAGTGCTGATCCAGAGGGCGATGGAGCGGCTGATGGTGGGGCGCACGACCCTTGTCATCGCGCACCGGCTCTCGACGGTTCGGGCGCTCGACCGCCTGCTGGTCTTCGATCGAGGCCGTATCGCCGAAGAGGGTTCGCATGACGATCTGATCCGCCTCAATGGCGGCATCTACCGACGGCTGTTCGAGCGGCAGGCGCTCGAACTGACCAAAGGCCTCGTCGCCTGAGGAAAGGACGGCCCGGCTCCGGCTGGGCCGTCGGTCCTCTGGCTCCCCTGCAGCAGCGCAGATCAATCCAAGGTCTGCAACCGCGCTCTCGTCACGCGGCTTGAGTGAGGTAATGCGGTGTTTAAATTCGTCTCCATATACTTAAAGTTTGAGTCATTTCATCAGCAACGCCATGCGATATTACATTATTTAAACAGTTTTCGGCGTATACCTTCAGAAGGGCAAGTCGGATGTGGCATGCGCAGGTCTCCTGGAGATTTCTACAGGCATGCCGGTCGGAAGAAGATTTCTTTGTAAATTCTAGGATCTCACCTGCCGACAGAGGACCTTGCATAGGCATTCATGATGGATTTGGTCTCCGCAAATGGGGGTTCGAGAAAGACGCCGGCGCCGTCGGTGCCCGACCATGGCTCGGTACGGCCGCTCGCCGCCGAGGATCTCGATCGCGTCGCCGCACTCTTCCTGACGAAGTTCCGCCGTCGCCGCCTTCGCGATCACGCGATCGCGCGGACGGCGGACTATATGAGAAAGCTTTATCTTGACGGCGGTGAGAACAAGGCCCTTGTCCAGATAAACCCGCAGGGCGGCCTCGGCGGGTTCATGGGCGTTTTGAAAGCCCGCTATGAGCTCAATGGAAGGCCATTGAACGCCGCGATCATCGGTCCCTTCATGACCGATTCCAGCACCGATCACGGTTGGGCCGGGCCGCAATTGCTGCGTGCCCTGCATCAGGGCGAGTTCGATCTATATCTGACCGATTCGGCCAACCGGACATCCTTGGCCTTCGCGCGTCCGATGAAGTATCAGCTCTTGCCGGTGCATTGTCTGGAATGGACCTGTGTTTTTCAGCCGGGCGCCATGGCCGCCGCCTTGCTGCAGAGTAAATGGCCCGGGCTGGCTCGGCTGGCGCTCGGCCCCTGCGGGCGGGCGTTTGATGCTCTCGCAGGAAGACGGCTCGAGCCGCCGGTCCAGCCTTCATCGTCGCGACGGATCCACCATGAGCGGATCGATGCCGCGCGGTTTGCGGAGCGGCTGCCGGCACTGATATCCGATTATGCTCTTCGACCGAGCTGGAAGGATGGCGAACTGCCGCGGCTGCTCGCGCTGGCGGCCGAAAAGCAGGCCGACG
This region of Mesorhizobium sp. M2A.F.Ca.ET.046.03.2.1 genomic DNA includes:
- a CDS encoding ABC transporter ATP-binding protein — translated: MARFKIDLRAGAFRSVLGFTFSHWRRQPWRLSLIMGAFLLSTLADVLTPFYSGRLVDAVASGAGTDEVAWNAAMTAFSILMALALAGVVLRNVAFLWIVELTLKMMSDIAADAFHRVQRFSTDWHANSFAGSTVRKITRGMWALDLLNDTILIALLPSVVMLVGSTLLLGWFWPLMGAVVAAGSVLFIAVTAMLSLGYVAPAARLANSWDTRLGGALADAVSCNAVVKGFGAEAREEARLARVVAKWRLRTGRTWMRGTANGTTQGALLLVMRAAVIGLALILWAWGQASAGDVAFVLTSFFVLQGYLRDIGTHIRNLQRSVNDMEELVDFQSEPLGIEDRPGARPIRITDGRVAFDKVTFHYGNHLLPLYRDFSVDIAAGERIGLVGHSGSGKTTFVKLIQRLYDVNAGRILIDGQDISQVEQASLRSQIAIVQQEPILFHRSLAENIAYARPGASQAEIEHAAKLASAHDFITNLPKGYGTLVGERGVKLSGGERQRVAIARAFLADARILILDEATSSLDSESEVLIQRAMERLMVGRTTLVIAHRLSTVRALDRLLVFDRGRIAEEGSHDDLIRLNGGIYRRLFERQALELTKGLVA